From a single Arachnia propionica genomic region:
- a CDS encoding nucleotide sugar dehydrogenase gives MKIAVVALGKIGLPLAVQFADMGHEVVGVDVQQNVVDKVNAGTEPFPGEAHLQEKLSRLVPAGRLRATCDYSEAIPGVDAIVIVVPLFVNDATWQPDFGWMEAATRSFAEHLTPGTLVSYETTLPVGTTRGRWKPLIEEVSGLVEGRDFHVVFSPERVLTGRVFEDLRKYPKLVGGLSPEGTAKGVDFYERVLSFDERPDLRRGNGVWDMGSAEAAEMAKLAETTYRDVNIGLANQFGKFAAAHGIDVYKVIEASNSQPYSHIHRPGIAVGGHCIPVYPRLYLYTDPDASVVRAAREANMTMPGYVVGVVEGVVGDLSGRRVVVLGASYRGRVKETAFSGVFPTVEILASRGAVVVVHDPMYSDEELEGFGFTPYRLGESVDAAILQADHPEYLDLTAADLPGVSVIIDGRGVLKRENFAGIAFFRIGDGE, from the coding sequence GTGAAGATCGCTGTTGTTGCTCTTGGGAAGATCGGGCTGCCCCTGGCAGTCCAGTTCGCAGACATGGGCCATGAAGTCGTCGGCGTCGACGTTCAGCAGAACGTTGTGGACAAGGTCAACGCCGGAACCGAGCCCTTCCCGGGCGAGGCCCATCTGCAGGAGAAGTTGTCGAGGCTGGTGCCGGCGGGGAGGTTGCGTGCGACGTGTGACTATTCGGAGGCGATTCCGGGTGTTGATGCGATCGTGATTGTTGTGCCGTTGTTCGTCAACGACGCGACCTGGCAGCCCGACTTCGGCTGGATGGAGGCCGCCACCCGGTCCTTCGCGGAGCACCTCACTCCGGGCACGTTGGTGTCGTATGAGACGACGTTGCCGGTGGGTACTACCCGGGGTAGGTGGAAGCCGTTGATTGAGGAGGTCTCCGGTTTGGTGGAGGGCCGGGACTTTCATGTGGTGTTTTCTCCGGAGCGGGTGTTGACGGGGCGGGTGTTTGAGGATTTGCGGAAGTATCCGAAGTTGGTGGGTGGGCTCTCTCCCGAGGGCACCGCGAAGGGTGTTGACTTCTATGAGCGGGTGTTGAGTTTTGATGAGCGTCCTGATTTGCGGCGGGGTAATGGGGTGTGGGATATGGGGTCGGCTGAGGCTGCGGAGATGGCGAAGTTGGCTGAGACGACGTATCGGGATGTCAATATTGGGTTGGCGAATCAGTTTGGGAAGTTTGCTGCTGCTCATGGGATTGATGTGTATAAGGTGATTGAGGCGTCGAATTCGCAGCCGTATAGTCATATTCATCGGCCTGGTATTGCGGTGGGTGGGCATTGTATTCCGGTGTATCCGCGGTTGTATCTGTATACGGATCCGGATGCGTCGGTTGTGCGTGCTGCTCGTGAGGCGAATATGACGATGCCTGGGTATGTGGTTGGTGTGGTTGAGGGTGTGGTGGGTGATCTGTCGGGTCGTCGTGTGGTGGTGTTGGGTGCGTCGTATCGGGGCAGGGTGAAGGAGACTGCGTTTTCGGGTGTGTTCCCGACTGTGGAGATCCTTGCGTCGAGGGGTGCTGTGGTGGTGGTGCATGATCCGATGTATAGCGATGAGGAGCTTGAGGGGTTCGGGTTTACTCCCTACCGGTTGGGTGAGTCGGTGGATGCCGCGATTCTTCAGGCCGATCATCCTGAGTATCTCGATCTCACTGCTGCGGACCTGCCTGGGGTTTCGGTGATCATTGACGGACGCGGCGTCCTGAAACGCGAGAATTTCGCCGGAATCGCGTTCTTCCGAATCGGCGATGGAGAGTGA
- a CDS encoding glycosyltransferase, giving the protein MTRRMIFHHPLPLFPDAASASGIRPVQMKRSFEELGYEVWEVTGYTRERAERAADVRYAMRCGTRFDFCYSESSTMPMTMTNPTHLPSRPFLDLGFFRSLRKNGIPVGQFLRDIYWVFPEYRESLSFLKVQAALAAYEWDLRTLRRHVDRVFLPSLKVGEYINLGNVPVSALEPGHGHAEPLPGPDTGLSLFYVGGIGFDYKLHELFAAVKQAWEKNLDVLLIVCLRPEDWDAVKHEYEQWACPAIEVVHGHGNVLQEYFERTNIATIVVDLDEYWKLGVPVKLYDYIGAGKPVMVTKGSLAGDMVERMEVGWTVDNSSEAVIKLLERLANDPQEIQRVRDRVLAQRGAYTWRERARQAAEELTGAPVPERETGKGNPLPEAGMATATDS; this is encoded by the coding sequence ATGACCCGGCGCATGATATTCCATCATCCGCTGCCCTTGTTTCCGGATGCAGCATCGGCTTCCGGGATCAGGCCGGTCCAGATGAAGCGTTCCTTCGAGGAACTCGGATATGAGGTGTGGGAGGTCACTGGGTACACACGGGAGCGCGCTGAACGAGCAGCTGATGTGCGATACGCCATGCGGTGCGGGACGCGGTTCGATTTCTGTTATTCCGAGTCGTCGACGATGCCCATGACGATGACCAATCCCACCCATCTTCCGTCGCGTCCCTTCCTGGATCTCGGCTTCTTCCGGTCGCTGCGTAAGAATGGGATTCCCGTCGGGCAGTTCCTGAGGGACATCTACTGGGTGTTTCCCGAATACAGGGAGTCGTTGTCTTTCCTGAAGGTTCAGGCCGCCCTGGCCGCCTATGAATGGGACTTGCGAACGCTTCGGCGTCACGTGGACAGGGTTTTCCTTCCGAGCCTGAAGGTGGGCGAGTACATCAATCTGGGAAACGTCCCGGTCTCGGCGCTCGAACCAGGGCATGGGCATGCCGAACCACTGCCTGGTCCGGACACGGGGCTGTCGCTGTTCTACGTCGGTGGGATCGGTTTCGATTACAAACTTCACGAGCTATTCGCGGCCGTCAAGCAAGCATGGGAGAAGAACCTGGACGTGCTCCTGATCGTGTGCCTGCGACCCGAGGATTGGGACGCGGTCAAACACGAGTACGAACAATGGGCGTGCCCGGCCATCGAGGTGGTTCACGGCCACGGAAACGTTCTGCAGGAGTATTTCGAACGAACTAACATCGCCACCATCGTCGTTGATCTGGATGAATACTGGAAACTTGGGGTACCCGTGAAACTGTACGACTACATCGGGGCCGGCAAACCCGTGATGGTGACGAAGGGATCGTTGGCCGGCGACATGGTCGAGCGGATGGAAGTGGGGTGGACCGTGGACAATTCATCCGAGGCGGTAATCAAACTGCTCGAGAGACTGGCCAACGATCCACAGGAGATTCAGCGGGTTCGTGACCGGGTCCTGGCGCAGCGCGGCGCCTACACCTGGCGTGAAAGAGCCCGGCAGGCCGCGGAAGAGCTCACGGGAGCCCCCGTGCCGGAGCGCGAAACGGGCAAAGGAAACCCCCTTCCCGAAGCGGGAATGGCCACTGCCACGGATTCCTGA
- a CDS encoding MFS transporter: MVREGRRAATAAVLLGFFVVMLDVTVVNVALGGIGADLRIGIGTLQWVVDAYTLVLAALLLAAGAACDRIGARKVYLIGLLGFGVLSFACAMAPTGGTLVAARAVQGVGAAAVVPGSLTLLGAVHPDPAARARAIGLWGGAGGVAAAVGPILGGMLVTAVGWRSVFWINLPVIAVAVLLTIRAVDGTRGIAPRGLDLFGPGLSALGLAAGTWAVISAGERGWGVLQLAAAVAAAGLLTGFVAVERRIPEPMLPSGLFAGRGFTVAVTVGFCLNVSFFGQLFVLSLFFQRTLGHDAWEAGLALAPQACSAVVAAPLGGRAAARFGVFPAMLMGLVLGAAGFVGTAFIGSGTAPLVVSGVTFAAGFGMAFAMPAATAAAVSAVPDELAGTAGGVVNAARQTGSVAGVAILGGVVAADASPSGFRVAMLMAAGIFIAAAALVSAAARDPA, from the coding sequence ATGGTGCGCGAAGGCAGGCGAGCGGCGACGGCCGCGGTGCTGCTCGGTTTCTTCGTCGTCATGCTCGACGTCACCGTCGTCAACGTGGCCCTCGGCGGCATCGGCGCCGACCTGCGGATCGGGATCGGGACGCTGCAATGGGTCGTCGACGCCTACACGCTCGTGCTCGCGGCCCTGCTGCTCGCCGCCGGGGCCGCCTGCGACCGCATCGGTGCCCGGAAGGTCTATCTGATCGGCCTGCTGGGGTTCGGAGTCCTGTCGTTTGCCTGCGCGATGGCGCCGACCGGCGGGACGCTGGTGGCGGCCCGGGCCGTGCAGGGAGTGGGGGCGGCGGCCGTCGTGCCCGGGTCGCTGACGCTACTGGGCGCCGTCCACCCCGACCCTGCCGCGCGGGCACGGGCGATCGGCCTGTGGGGTGGAGCCGGGGGAGTGGCCGCCGCAGTTGGGCCGATCCTCGGCGGGATGTTGGTGACCGCGGTCGGGTGGCGGTCGGTGTTCTGGATCAATCTTCCGGTGATCGCCGTGGCCGTCCTGCTCACCATCAGAGCGGTCGACGGGACGCGCGGGATCGCGCCCCGGGGTCTGGACCTGTTCGGTCCGGGACTCTCGGCGCTCGGGCTCGCCGCGGGAACCTGGGCCGTGATCTCGGCGGGCGAACGCGGCTGGGGAGTCTTGCAGCTCGCGGCGGCGGTCGCAGCCGCCGGGCTGTTGACCGGTTTCGTTGCCGTGGAACGTCGCATTCCCGAACCGATGTTGCCTTCCGGCTTGTTTGCCGGGCGGGGATTCACGGTGGCCGTGACGGTCGGATTCTGCCTGAATGTGAGTTTCTTCGGCCAGCTCTTCGTGCTGTCCCTGTTCTTCCAGCGAACCCTGGGCCATGATGCCTGGGAAGCGGGTCTCGCGCTCGCCCCACAGGCCTGCAGCGCGGTTGTCGCCGCCCCGCTTGGGGGCAGGGCGGCCGCCCGGTTCGGGGTCTTTCCCGCGATGTTGATGGGGCTTGTCCTCGGGGCTGCGGGGTTCGTAGGAACCGCGTTCATCGGTTCCGGCACGGCGCCCCTGGTCGTCTCTGGAGTCACCTTCGCCGCGGGATTCGGAATGGCCTTCGCGATGCCCGCCGCGACTGCCGCAGCAGTCTCGGCCGTCCCGGACGAGCTCGCGGGAACGGCAGGAGGGGTTGTGAACGCGGCACGGCAGACCGGCAGCGTCGCCGGCGTCGCCATCCTGGGTGGTGTGGTCGCGGCCGATGCCTCCCCGTCCGGTTTCCGCGTCGCGATGCTGATGGCAGCCGGGATCTTCATCGCGGCCGCGGCCCTGGTTTCCGCGGCCGCGCGTGACCCGGCCTGA
- a CDS encoding O-antigen ligase family protein has translation MTDLPLAEKPRLTASFASVDRTAEWLTAIMVALLVLRIPGSLFVTVAIAVLQLLVLPLHIPHRRARLWLWTLVLGTVTSSVALVTVAREPELVAFPVITAAFLLVSLTLTGTTLGRRLARVMITTCYWCFGITLLIGIGEIITGFRVSNIFYSDSTTQTANSRFEVSAFYPNYNDFSVVLAMFVTLLAVRILFDHTSRFRTILRGFLVVLTTGLVFLQGSRGALLALLMGIAAAVWINLRMRVSSRSMSLVTLIALIAAIAGGVLAWNSPWVQDNSTKERGGVINRILSITPDSHLEFWIGWGTQPNYQLAARLNYPGELMDPHNVLMEALIWFGMPVALLFVAFWAQVVWRGAWKLDVESFDWQHLASVVVVALMPILGIVPSSTFRYYLIFLFSAAAAVAISARRSA, from the coding sequence TTGACAGACCTTCCCCTCGCCGAGAAACCCCGTCTGACAGCGAGTTTCGCTTCGGTTGACCGAACTGCTGAGTGGCTGACTGCCATCATGGTGGCGTTGCTGGTTCTCCGAATTCCGGGCAGCCTGTTCGTCACAGTGGCTATAGCCGTCCTGCAGCTTCTTGTCTTGCCGTTGCACATCCCCCACAGGCGGGCGCGGCTGTGGCTGTGGACGTTGGTTCTTGGCACGGTGACGAGTTCCGTCGCCCTCGTGACCGTGGCGAGGGAGCCGGAACTGGTCGCTTTCCCTGTCATCACCGCGGCGTTCCTTCTTGTTTCCCTGACGCTGACCGGGACCACTCTCGGGCGGCGCCTGGCGCGGGTCATGATCACCACCTGCTACTGGTGTTTCGGAATCACTCTGCTCATCGGCATTGGCGAGATCATCACCGGTTTCCGGGTGAGCAACATTTTCTACTCCGACTCGACCACCCAGACGGCCAACAGTCGATTCGAGGTGTCGGCCTTCTATCCGAACTACAACGACTTCTCCGTGGTGCTGGCGATGTTCGTCACCCTCCTGGCGGTGCGCATCCTGTTCGACCACACGTCGCGTTTCAGGACCATTCTGCGAGGTTTCCTGGTGGTTCTGACCACAGGACTGGTGTTCCTCCAGGGGTCTCGCGGCGCCCTGCTGGCGCTGCTGATGGGCATCGCGGCTGCAGTCTGGATCAACCTGCGGATGCGAGTCTCGTCGCGATCCATGTCACTGGTGACGCTGATCGCGCTGATCGCTGCGATCGCAGGTGGGGTGCTCGCCTGGAACTCCCCATGGGTCCAGGACAACTCCACCAAGGAACGTGGGGGAGTCATCAACCGGATCCTCTCCATCACCCCTGATTCCCACCTGGAGTTTTGGATCGGCTGGGGGACACAACCCAACTACCAGCTGGCGGCGCGCCTCAACTATCCGGGTGAGCTGATGGATCCCCACAACGTGCTCATGGAAGCCCTCATCTGGTTCGGCATGCCGGTGGCGTTGCTGTTCGTGGCGTTCTGGGCCCAAGTCGTCTGGCGCGGGGCGTGGAAACTCGACGTGGAGAGTTTTGACTGGCAGCATTTGGCGAGTGTTGTCGTGGTCGCGCTGATGCCCATACTCGGGATTGTTCCGTCATCGACCTTCCGCTACTACCTGATATTTCTTTTCTCCGCCGCTGCTGCAGTGGCGATTTCTGCTCGGAGGTCTGCATGA
- a CDS encoding winged helix-turn-helix domain-containing protein, which yields MPDRSFPERMPEISLVAATLGDPSRAAMCTALMTDRAWTVGELARYTGLARSTASEHIDVLVARGIAAERHQGRHRYVTLAGEHVARVIEGLGVVSGTLLPTPRSLRASADEARFRKGRTCYRHLAGRLGVGLADQLRGQDLIDAAWRPTEAGRNLLDSWETGLGSLAASSCMDATERRLHLAGPLGTRLCRLFLERGWITRVGNTRAVRLTERGEAEFTGCGIDLTS from the coding sequence GTGCCCGATCGTTCGTTCCCCGAGAGAATGCCGGAGATCTCCCTGGTCGCCGCCACGTTGGGGGATCCGTCACGCGCCGCGATGTGCACCGCGCTGATGACGGACCGGGCCTGGACCGTCGGCGAACTCGCCCGGTACACGGGCCTGGCCCGCTCCACCGCCAGCGAGCACATCGACGTTCTCGTCGCCCGGGGCATCGCCGCCGAGAGACACCAGGGCCGTCACCGCTACGTCACCCTCGCCGGTGAACACGTGGCGCGGGTCATCGAGGGCCTCGGGGTCGTGTCCGGCACCCTCCTGCCCACGCCCCGGAGCCTGCGGGCGTCCGCCGACGAGGCCCGGTTCCGGAAGGGCCGCACCTGCTACCGGCACCTCGCGGGGCGGCTCGGGGTCGGGCTCGCCGACCAGCTGCGCGGACAGGACCTGATCGATGCCGCATGGCGGCCCACGGAGGCCGGCCGCAATCTCCTCGACTCGTGGGAAACCGGACTGGGTTCCCTGGCGGCGAGCTCCTGCATGGATGCGACCGAACGCCGCCTCCACCTGGCCGGGCCCCTCGGGACGCGACTGTGCAGGCTGTTCCTGGAGCGCGGCTGGATCACCCGGGTCGGAAACACCCGGGCGGTCCGTCTGACGGAACGGGGAGAGGCAGAGTTCACCGGTTGCGGCATTGACCTCACATCGTGA
- a CDS encoding O-antigen ligase family protein, translated as MVPERDAPTSGWRMLGVIVSCGIVPLILLFGMVDSRRMPNGQFGPWTLFLIVGGVAVAVGVPLALKAGAWARTSRPGRWLVATFAALIAWGIVSGLTHVQVAYERLGSRGSVVVPHAYVLVPMLSALIACLTGWAVAHAVERQLLPALLASVGWAVLAVVAVALARMAISGTWGQRLNTPLAGAASVHVALLLGAAGFLGLAAAGRARAVNVTAACASLLGLFLTASRAGVASAGVLLLVLLLRWRPRRHAVAFRLALGGVAVVAVVGLAVLHPEFSRLLSLTDEYRARNTETGLAAVSQNLVTLLFGTGEATMWPWMAYESALVHLEPDWDLWTPFGPVLPNPHSTYLWAFVELGGVGLVLLLAALWPVVRGGLRRGLPPLVAPLAMALLLSLVSFATDTHLVKNFPVALVWWFGAFVLVRVITEDDGAGAEIPVEERKRS; from the coding sequence ATGGTGCCCGAGCGCGACGCCCCGACCAGCGGCTGGCGCATGCTCGGGGTCATCGTTTCGTGTGGCATCGTCCCCCTGATCTTGCTCTTCGGCATGGTCGATTCGCGGCGGATGCCGAACGGCCAGTTCGGCCCGTGGACACTTTTCCTGATCGTCGGTGGCGTGGCCGTCGCCGTCGGGGTGCCGCTGGCGTTGAAGGCAGGGGCCTGGGCGCGCACCTCCCGTCCCGGACGGTGGCTGGTCGCGACCTTCGCAGCGCTGATCGCCTGGGGAATCGTCTCGGGTCTCACCCACGTCCAGGTCGCCTACGAACGTCTCGGGTCGCGAGGTTCGGTCGTTGTCCCCCACGCCTACGTGCTGGTGCCGATGCTGAGCGCGCTGATCGCCTGTCTGACGGGCTGGGCCGTCGCCCACGCCGTCGAACGACAGCTCCTACCCGCCCTGCTGGCCAGCGTCGGCTGGGCGGTCCTGGCGGTGGTGGCCGTGGCGCTGGCCCGGATGGCGATCAGCGGCACCTGGGGACAGCGTCTCAACACCCCCCTGGCGGGGGCGGCGAGCGTCCATGTCGCGTTGCTGCTGGGTGCGGCGGGTTTCCTGGGGTTGGCGGCTGCGGGCCGGGCGCGTGCGGTGAACGTGACCGCGGCGTGTGCCAGCCTGCTGGGTTTGTTCCTGACTGCCTCCCGGGCGGGGGTGGCCTCGGCGGGGGTGCTGCTCCTGGTGCTCCTGCTCAGGTGGCGTCCGCGACGGCACGCCGTCGCTTTCCGACTGGCCCTGGGTGGGGTCGCGGTGGTGGCGGTCGTGGGATTGGCGGTGCTGCACCCCGAGTTCTCGCGGCTGCTGAGCCTCACCGATGAGTACCGGGCCAGGAACACCGAGACGGGACTGGCGGCCGTGTCCCAGAACCTCGTGACGCTGCTATTCGGCACGGGCGAGGCGACGATGTGGCCGTGGATGGCCTACGAGTCCGCTCTGGTGCATCTCGAACCCGACTGGGATCTGTGGACCCCGTTCGGCCCGGTGCTGCCGAACCCGCATTCGACCTATCTGTGGGCGTTCGTCGAACTGGGGGGTGTGGGTCTGGTGCTGCTGCTGGCCGCCTTGTGGCCGGTAGTGCGGGGCGGGCTGCGTCGGGGACTTCCGCCGCTGGTGGCCCCGCTGGCGATGGCGCTGCTGCTGTCGCTGGTCTCGTTCGCCACCGACACCCACCTGGTCAAGAACTTCCCCGTCGCCCTGGTGTGGTGGTTCGGGGCCTTCGTGTTGGTGCGCGTCATCACCGAGGACGACGGAGCCGGGGCCGAGATCCCCGTCGAGGAAAGGAAGAGGTCGTGA
- a CDS encoding lipopolysaccharide biosynthesis protein, with protein sequence MIEKLRDKLSKHEFLKHVLVLMSGTTIAQAIPIAASPIISRLYSPHEVGVSTIFMSFVTGLVTVCTGRYELAVVLPPEEPEARALVKLSQRVSTWVCAIAGAVLLLFAAPISEAVNAPEVRFWLPFAGLVAWAYAQVSIFNYWCNRRKKYRLMGTNRINQQATTVSTQLGMGFLHFGTTGLIVSTLLGQLAASFTMWLKNHSEVKEQPIASLKAVASEHRKMPLANAPVAALDAVRTEGTPLMMAAMFSTAATGQFGQAWKLLQTPASLINTSLSQVFFRSLATTPRGHMSSLVRKSILRSALIGAIPFLIIFFASPPLFPFIFGERWAEAGLIGSALVPWLYVNFITSPISMLFVVARRQGIQLWFAIPFTATPFVSMFLFHDTILQGIWALSLAMATMLLVFLGLALWVAHSYDREAEPEADTPAEPAEEQTAD encoded by the coding sequence ATGATTGAGAAGCTCCGCGACAAGTTGTCGAAGCACGAGTTCCTGAAACACGTGCTGGTGCTCATGAGCGGCACCACCATCGCGCAGGCCATTCCGATCGCGGCCTCCCCCATCATCTCGCGTCTCTACTCACCTCACGAGGTGGGTGTGTCCACGATTTTCATGTCCTTCGTGACGGGACTGGTGACGGTGTGCACGGGACGCTACGAACTGGCCGTCGTACTGCCCCCCGAGGAGCCCGAGGCGCGGGCGCTGGTGAAGTTGTCGCAGCGGGTCAGCACCTGGGTCTGCGCCATTGCCGGTGCCGTCCTGCTGTTGTTCGCGGCCCCCATCAGCGAGGCCGTCAATGCCCCCGAGGTGAGGTTCTGGCTGCCTTTCGCCGGGCTGGTGGCCTGGGCCTACGCCCAGGTGTCGATCTTCAACTACTGGTGCAACCGCCGCAAGAAGTACCGGCTGATGGGCACCAACCGGATCAACCAGCAGGCCACCACCGTCAGCACCCAGCTCGGCATGGGGTTCCTCCACTTCGGGACCACGGGACTGATCGTCTCCACGCTGCTGGGACAGCTGGCGGCTAGCTTCACCATGTGGCTCAAGAACCACTCCGAGGTGAAGGAACAGCCGATCGCCTCGCTGAAAGCCGTCGCCTCCGAACACAGGAAGATGCCGCTGGCAAACGCCCCGGTGGCAGCCCTCGACGCGGTTCGCACGGAGGGCACTCCGCTCATGATGGCCGCGATGTTCTCAACGGCAGCGACGGGCCAGTTCGGGCAGGCCTGGAAACTGCTGCAAACCCCCGCCAGCCTGATCAACACGAGCCTGTCGCAGGTGTTCTTCAGGTCGTTGGCGACAACCCCCCGCGGTCACATGTCGTCGCTGGTGCGTAAGAGCATTCTGCGTTCCGCACTCATCGGCGCGATCCCTTTCCTCATCATTTTCTTCGCCTCCCCGCCGCTGTTTCCTTTCATATTCGGCGAGCGCTGGGCGGAGGCCGGTTTGATCGGCTCCGCCCTGGTTCCGTGGCTGTACGTGAACTTCATCACCTCACCAATCTCCATGTTGTTCGTGGTAGCACGCAGACAGGGAATCCAGCTCTGGTTCGCAATCCCGTTCACCGCCACCCCGTTCGTGTCGATGTTCCTATTCCACGACACCATCCTCCAAGGCATCTGGGCGCTGTCCCTGGCCATGGCGACGATGCTGCTGGTGTTCTTGGGGCTGGCGCTGTGGGTGGCGCACTCCTACGACCGGGAGGCCGAACCCGAGGCCGACACGCCCGCCGAGCCCGCCGAGGAGCAGACCGCCGACTGA
- a CDS encoding nucleoside-diphosphate sugar epimerase/dehydratase — MSKSNRVGLVRTGLAVWDALTWAVAALGLVLTRYNFVLTGEQTQIVFIYAASAMVLQIAIGFATKLYRGRHGIASFEETALLAVVALGIGAGLAVLFALYAPSTYPRVVTFTVPFVAVILMAAGRFIARSMMRPSRHDSSGEPVIVYGAGNAGQQLGRLLEYDPDAPYRIVGFIDDDPSRKNLHISGAKVLGTRENLVDAASRNGARTVIVAIPTADRQFMREISAIADEADLNVLVMPPTREIVSGQVQLSNLHALDVTDLLGRAQIQTNLGEIADYLSGKVVLITGAGGSIGSEIARQVYRFGPKELVMLDRDESGLHGTQLSIFNQGLLDTPNMVLCDIRDYDALDKVFADHRPDVLFHAAALKHLPMLEQYPLEGWKTNTLGTLNVLRAAEKYGVQRLVNVSTDKAADATSVLGKTKRLAEELTAFYAHKTGRTWLSVRFGNVLGSRGSMLHTFTAQIEAGGPLTVTHPDITRYFMTIPEACELTIQAGAIGRPADVLVLDMGEPVRILDVAKGLIRRSGKDIKIIFTGLRPNEKMHEVLFSGDEERTATSHELINRVSVPPLDPALLDTVDGSDPESLATLTHQRNAEAAREKSRQEASAGLDGIELERPES; from the coding sequence TTGAGCAAGAGTAATCGCGTCGGTCTGGTGCGGACCGGCCTGGCGGTCTGGGATGCCCTGACCTGGGCGGTTGCCGCCCTGGGTCTCGTGCTGACCCGCTACAACTTCGTCCTCACCGGCGAACAGACCCAGATCGTCTTCATCTACGCGGCCTCCGCGATGGTGCTGCAGATCGCGATCGGGTTCGCCACCAAGCTCTACCGGGGAAGGCACGGCATCGCGTCGTTCGAGGAAACCGCGCTCCTCGCGGTCGTGGCGCTGGGCATCGGCGCTGGACTCGCGGTGCTGTTCGCCCTCTACGCCCCCTCCACCTACCCCAGGGTCGTGACCTTCACGGTGCCCTTCGTCGCGGTGATCCTCATGGCAGCCGGTCGGTTCATCGCCCGCTCCATGATGCGACCGTCGCGGCACGACTCGTCCGGGGAGCCGGTGATCGTCTACGGCGCCGGCAATGCGGGTCAGCAGCTCGGACGGCTCCTCGAGTACGACCCCGACGCCCCCTATCGCATCGTCGGTTTCATCGACGACGACCCGAGTCGCAAGAACCTTCACATCTCCGGTGCGAAGGTGCTCGGCACGCGCGAGAATCTCGTGGACGCCGCCTCCCGGAACGGGGCCCGCACCGTGATCGTCGCCATCCCGACGGCGGATCGGCAGTTCATGCGCGAGATCTCCGCGATCGCCGACGAGGCCGACCTGAACGTCCTCGTCATGCCGCCGACCCGCGAGATCGTCAGCGGACAGGTGCAGCTGTCCAACCTTCATGCCCTCGATGTCACCGACCTGCTGGGTCGCGCCCAGATCCAGACCAACCTGGGTGAGATCGCCGACTACCTGTCCGGGAAGGTCGTGCTCATCACCGGCGCGGGCGGGTCGATCGGCTCTGAGATAGCGCGGCAGGTCTACCGTTTCGGACCCAAGGAACTCGTGATGCTGGATCGCGACGAGTCCGGTCTGCACGGAACGCAGCTGTCGATCTTTAACCAGGGTCTCTTGGACACCCCGAACATGGTGCTGTGCGACATCCGCGACTACGACGCCCTCGACAAGGTGTTCGCCGATCACCGCCCCGACGTGCTCTTCCACGCCGCGGCACTCAAGCACCTCCCGATGCTGGAGCAGTACCCCCTCGAAGGCTGGAAGACCAACACCCTCGGCACCCTCAACGTGCTGCGCGCAGCCGAGAAGTACGGGGTGCAGCGGCTCGTCAACGTCTCCACCGACAAAGCCGCCGACGCCACCAGCGTGCTGGGCAAAACCAAACGCCTGGCCGAGGAACTGACCGCGTTCTACGCCCACAAGACGGGACGCACCTGGCTTTCGGTGCGGTTCGGCAACGTGCTGGGTTCGCGTGGCTCGATGCTGCACACCTTCACCGCTCAGATCGAGGCGGGAGGGCCGCTGACCGTCACCCACCCCGACATCACCCGCTACTTCATGACCATTCCGGAGGCCTGCGAGCTGACCATCCAGGCCGGCGCCATCGGGCGGCCCGCCGACGTGCTGGTGCTCGACATGGGCGAACCCGTGCGCATCCTCGACGTCGCCAAGGGTCTCATCCGCCGCTCCGGGAAGGACATCAAGATCATCTTCACGGGTCTGCGTCCCAACGAGAAGATGCACGAGGTGCTATTCAGCGGCGACGAGGAACGCACCGCCACCAGCCACGAGCTGATCAACCGGGTCAGCGTCCCGCCGCTCGACCCGGCGCTGTTGGACACCGTCGATGGCTCCGACCCGGAGTCGCTGGCGACGCTCACCCATCAGCGCAACGCGGAAGCAGCACGGGAGAAGTCGCGGCAGGAGGCCAGCGCGGGGCTCGACGGCATCGAACTGGAACGCCCCGAGAGCTGA
- a CDS encoding class I SAM-dependent methyltransferase, with the protein MPTISHRWNHNIHYHGVILKEVPEGARTALDVGCGNGLLTRELQRVVPEVVGIDADEQVLGQARRDCGDVDWVFGDVLTHDFGRRFDVVASVAVLHHIPDLRAALTRLAALTAPGGVLAVIGLARATRLRDRLIHVPGLFQHWWFSLRYGFWEHTAPTVWPPPHDYTTIRRVAAELLPGMVWRRLPLWRYSLIWHRPVTM; encoded by the coding sequence ATGCCGACCATCTCACACCGCTGGAATCACAACATCCACTACCACGGCGTGATCCTCAAGGAGGTGCCGGAAGGCGCTCGAACGGCCCTCGACGTGGGCTGTGGCAATGGACTGCTGACCCGGGAGCTGCAACGTGTCGTGCCCGAGGTCGTGGGCATCGACGCCGATGAGCAGGTTCTGGGCCAGGCGCGCCGGGACTGCGGAGACGTCGATTGGGTGTTCGGAGACGTCCTGACCCACGACTTCGGCCGCCGTTTCGACGTGGTGGCTTCGGTGGCCGTGCTGCACCACATCCCCGACCTCCGGGCGGCCCTGACGCGGTTGGCCGCGCTGACCGCCCCGGGCGGGGTCCTGGCGGTCATCGGTCTGGCGCGGGCGACGAGACTCAGGGACCGGCTGATCCACGTCCCGGGTCTGTTCCAGCACTGGTGGTTTTCGTTGCGGTACGGCTTCTGGGAGCACACGGCCCCGACGGTGTGGCCACCGCCCCACGACTACACCACAATCCGGCGGGTGGCCGCCGAGCTTCTGCCCGGGATGGTGTGGCGGCGCCTCCCGTTGTGGCGCTACTCCCTGATCTGGCACCGCCCTGTCACGATGTGA